In the Populus trichocarpa isolate Nisqually-1 chromosome 1, P.trichocarpa_v4.1, whole genome shotgun sequence genome, GCATGGTTATCTCtttattttacactttaatcctatttttttagaatgtttaatttcttaatagttttttaaaaattaatcattaatttggatataaaagactacaattgaaaaaaaaggtttaagagttaaatttgaaaactttttttttcctgttaatgTTAATTACTATAGTGCAAAGCATCGCCTTTTTAGCATATGTTGTAAGAAGTAGACATGGGTAGAGAAGATTTGGCTAATTGCAGTTTCAAGCAAGTGCAGCGCAATGATAATTTGGGAGGTCAAATTTTGATGCAGTGATTGAAATtaaagttatgattattttttaaattatttttttatttataaatattttaaaataataattttttattttttaaaatctatttttgatatagtatatcaaaacaattgatcgaaaaatatttaaaaaattaattttaaataaatataaatttaaaatattttaaaaatcagagCTGCACCACATAAACAAATATTACTTTAGTTGCATCAAAGGATTTTGGCAccatgaatattattattattaaaaatatattttactctcATAATAACTtcacttatttaaaaaaattaataagttatttttaatattaatttaagtttaaattttaaaaaattaaaaaattaaaaataaaataaacctaaaacaaatccATTAGATGGGCGTTGATGAAGTACTTTTGCttgtattttattgtatttactTTGGCTACATGGATGTCTTTTTAATGCAGGAGGATTTTCAAgggaagtttatttttatttttatttaatttagaaaaatattttttatgatgtttttattttttaaaattttattttcgttatttatttttttatttagtttatgattttattcaatttagaattagaattagtataaataaaattatttagtttatatttaaaaaaaatacctaaaaaaaatacatgacaaTAGGGTTTCAATTTTCAAGTTAGAAGTTTTACATCATGATCTTAATCAGCGAAATTCGGTGTATTATTGtcttttttggattgtttcttCTGCGtcacttttcttctttatttatttggttgcGTGCCTCTTGCAATTTGTAGGAGTAGGAcccaaatattttattgtgCCTAGTCACCCCTCACCAGCAATAGCGCCGGAGTTTTTTATAGGGAACTCAGAAATTAACCTGATCAGAagttaagagagagagagagagagagatggcagAAATGTACTGCTACAGGGAGGCGTTGCCCTTCGCAGCCATGGTGACCATGGAGTGTGTCAACGTTGGCTTAAACACACTTTTCAAAGCAGCTACTTCGGCAGGCATGAGCTACCATGTTTTCGTTCCCTATGCTTATGCAGTAGCTGCTCTTGTTCTCCTTCCTGCTCCTTTCGTTTCCCACAGGTTAATTCCCTCTTTCCCTCTTAATTACCTAGTAAAATATAGTAATTGCTACATATATAGTTGGTTTCTGACAGAAATGCATGGACTAATTATCTGTGTCAtgttgctttgatttttatgcAGATCAAGAGTGCTTCCTCCACTGAGCTTCTCTATACTCAGTAAAATCGCTCTTCTCGGGCTTATAGGGTATACATATTCTTGACACACAATATTTATCAACTGGAATTGAAGTTCATGTCTAGCCTTAAATTCGTTACTTTTAGTGAAAATCAAGCGAGTAGTTTTCTCTGTTTCTTAGTTACAATGatttgttgtgttgatgatcGATGGAGTAGGAGCTCGTCTCAGATCATGGGCTTCACTGGTATCAAATATAGCTCACCAGCTCTTGCTTCAGCCATCAGCAACCTCACGCCAGCTTTTACTTTCATATTTGCCATCATTTTCAGGTActttcctcttcttttaatttctgtTATTTACATGAAGAATTCACCTCTGGTTTTCTTTTATGTGGAGCTTAATCTTCCGAACCAGTTCACAGTGTTCGTTTATCACaaggattttagtttttatttgttaaaatcttGCTTTTCTTTGATTGGTTAGATCCCTCGGTCCCTCCTTGACCTAGCTCTCTTAACTTTTCCTTTATTCTGAACAATTCACTAAACTCTTGCCAAATAGACACGCTATATATAGattatagacacacacacacgaaaagcaatcatgtttttttttttttttctcttgtcatTATTCTCCATTTCATTGAAGTGACTctccttttttatgttttcttaaaatctatctgaaaaaatatagaaaatctaTTTCTgtgaaataaaagataaaaaatttgtattatatttttcaaggacCAATAAGTTtacttttataatttcatttcaagaaaatcaGATTTTATTATACTATTTACATtaaccttttcatttatttattttttaaaatctgtcGAGAGGTTATTTTTTCTCACTTATATAATTAGTTCATGattctaatataaaatcaaGCGAAActatgattatattttaaaaaaatatttttatatttataaattatttgttaaacaaattaatgatcatTATTATAGTGATATgcttcaaactttattttccatCCTGGAAAAATCAAAACCCGTACCATAATCTCGTCACAACACATGAGCCCTTTagttgttttaacaaaaaattaagacaaTATACTTTGGTTAAATGgccaaaaaaatagattttattatattataaagttgTTCCTATAGAAAATGGTAGATAGCAAGATATAATACATGGAAAACATGGAAGAATTATGTAAATCGAAGAAGTGAACTTAATTGTGTTTTTCTCAATGTATTAGCACCTAAAATTAGagtaaattattaattgaaaagagAGTATTTTGGAGTGtaataacagttattttttaaaatgtttttcactcgaaaaaatattaaaataatatttttttaaaaattatttttaatatccatatattaagataatttaaaaatataaataaaattaattttaaacataaaaaaaatttacctgacctctatttaaaaaatctagaaacACGTAGATGAACTAGAAACGTGTTGGGCCGCtagtatatatttttcttttcatcaaggTGTTTGTTGGGTTTAATTTGGATTACACGAAgagatatatatagatatatatatatatattaaggaaGCTATCAAGTATATAATAATTGCTGGACGGTTTCAATTACTTTCGAAAGTAGAAAGATGAAAGTTGTTCGAGTCGGAACCAGAATTAAGGATGTAGACTTGAACAAACAATAAAGTTCTGATTCTCTTACCAAGTTGTTTCCTTTCAAGGACCACtcaacacaacacaacacaactagttattcttcttttatatattcacAATTATCTTTGCTCTTTGTCAAATTGCTATCAAAGAATGGAAAGGGTTGCGTTACGAAGAACAAGCAGTCAGGCCAAACTCCTGGGCACCATCTTGTCAATAGCAGGTGCTTTTGTAGTGACTCTCTACAAGGGCCCGCCAATAATTATATCGCCGAACTCCTCCATTCCGCTCAGTCAACATCTTCACTCGACAAACAGCAATTGGATAGTTGGTGGCATACTTCTCACTGCCGAGTATGTTCTAGTTCCGCTATGGTACATTCTTCAGGTATGCTATACAGTATCACATTATTCCTTAATTTCTCTCGCTTGCTTCTGTAATTGCGTTAAGAATCTGGAATAATGTTTCTTGATTTACAGACACAGATAATGAAGGAGTACCCGGCAGAGTTAACGGTGGTCTTCTTTTACAATCTAACTGTCAGCATCATAGCGGCAATTGTAGCACTAATTACAGAAGGAACTTCGAGTGCATGGTTAGTGCGGCCAAATATAGCACTAGCTTCCATTCTTTGCTCGGTGAGAGACCATTGCGAGACAGACGATTTGCTTTTATTTGccgttgtgtgtgtgtgtgtgttatatatatagtttataatCCCTAATTGGTCTTTTGTGTGTGTATGCTTTGCAGGGGCTCCTGGGGTCATGCCTGAACAATACTGTTCACACATGGGCTCTGCACTTGAAGGGACCTGTCTTTGTAGCAATGTTCAAGCCATTGTCGATTGCCATTGCTGTTGCGATGGGCGTCATGTTCCTTGGTGATATTCTTTATCTCGGAAGGTTTGTCAAATCTCTCAACCTGATTTATATACAGTAACTCAGCTATAGCTTGCTCCAGTACTCTAAGCTTCGTGATCGAGATgcatgaaaatacataaaagaaaattgatttttgcttctttttttcccttagaaaatatatagaaatattatTACCTTTGGCTAGCATTattgacaaatataataaatttcattttaggAGTAATTCAACTAGAAAGTCTAGAGtcgaagaagagagagagagagagagaacatctccatttggtttattatttttgttaatgaagGTTTAATTCACCCCTGAAAACGATTCTAGTACATCATGTTGTTGAGTTCATCGTCCCGCAAAATCAAGAGAGCACCAAGTCTCAGAACTAAGAACTAACTATAACTTAGTCCCTGTAGGTTATTGAAACTAATGAATTAGtccatgtaatttaaaaaataattaaatagttatttgacCAGAATTGACCATCCTCAATTTAGTggattttttcctttcaaaaatgCTTCTTTCCTAATTAATGAAGATAAACTTGGTTGAAAAACAtagattaaatatataaatttcaaaactataaggATTAATTGATTAGTTTTGTTAAACTacaaactaaattataattaactccaTAATCTCCATCAACTTTGAGATATATGCAAGAAAAACACAAAGCTTCTTTATTTCGTGTGAATTTTTGCAAACTCTATCCTGTATTTTGCAGTGTGATCGGAGCAACAATTATATCTATTGGATTTTACACCGTAATGTGGGGGAAAGCCACAGAAGAGCTGGGTGATGATTGCAATGCTGCTAAGCCGGAATCCTCGTGTGCCCAGAAGGTCCCTCTATTACAAGGCTACAATGCTACGAAGCTACAAGATGAACAAGTATAGGTAGGAGCAGACAGACTTTATATGTACATAAAATTAACGGCAAAAGCCAAATTGTTCAACAACCATCCAgttattggaaaagaaaatggcaTACATGGTCAGGCCTTGGTTTGTATATTGAGAATTGAGATCCTAAAACCCTCCCAGCTCTAGTCAGGCACTTGCACAAGTTCGCCTTGCAGTTTTGTCAAGAAAACCTTTCTTTGAAGGCTACTCATAGATGCGGAACCCTAGGTTTTAAAGGATAATTTCTATGATACTTGGATACAACATAAAGAGGAGAGaagcatgaaagaaaaaattttaaaataatttttaatggaaaagagaatttttgttgttgtggaataaaatatgaattttttttttttttgctatatcTCTGCAACATTAATGTAAGTATATAGCTATTATGTAGTATTTGATCGttatttttggacaaaaaaaaaataagacaacagagataaaaatgtatttggaaggcataaattttttttgtctttgagatagttttatagtgaatttttatatttttaaaatatgaggtatagaaaagatatgtttttagaaacaatattaattattttttatttctgaaataTCCTTgtgaaaaacttttaatttcaaatttgtcCATTTaagacatataaaaataaaatgactattatcataattttaaaactcaacttgatGGTCGATCTAAGTCAAGGCTCAGGTCATGGGTTGGAGGAGTAAACTCGGCTTGACTCGAGTCAACGtaggaataaaaaggaattaaagtaactttgttttgaccaaaaaattcaaaagaaagtCAGAGGGTTTTTTACTCATGTTTTATCCTGGGTCGATCGGATTACAAATCGACCTGGGTTTTTGATCGAGTTAGATTGGATCaatcctttctttatattttcttaaatagatTAGTCTAAGCCCCGAGTCAATCAAGTCTTGGGTTGACTTGGAGGGACAATTCAggttttataattagaattattataatattattatttttaacactcgCTATAaagtaaagtgaaaaaaatagtatctaattatttattttaaatatgtaaatttGTAAGTAAGGTAAAATAGactttgttttaatattttattatgtcttaTCTATCATAACCAAATATGATATAGATATAGTGTAAAAccctagttaaaaaaataataaataaataaaaatatatatattcaatgagAATTATTTTAAAGGAATATTAATGAGTtgatcaaacaataaaaaaaatttggtgtaacatttaaaatatattaaaagaatgaagggCCAAATTAAAGGACATTAAAATCCTTAGGGGccaaattgtaaataaaaaacatgagtaTAAATACTCCTTTTCCTCTCTCCTTGGGTCGGTTGCATGGTAGAGAAATGGAGTTAGGTTTTTTGAAAATCTTCTCCAAATTTCTTGATAAATTCCTTAcaaaataatggttttaagaaataaaaacaaaaaaagaggaaaagtgAGTGGCTTAGATGGTTTATAAGGTTTGGAAGATAAACTTTGGTGTAgagaaagaggaaagaaaaggttagagaaagtttgaattttcttccaaagtTCTCTTTTATTCTTTGTTGTTTCAAAGTAAGAACAACttttattgtgtttggttttaaGAATTTTAGCATATTAAGGTTGAGGTTTATAATGATGTTTGTGTATTATAGAAAGGAatgaattgttattgttatgaTGATTTTAAGAATAATTGTTGTTAGAATCAAGCATGGATAAAGATTGGGTAAGTGAGGAAACggtataaatttgaaataaatccttCCCTTTCTTGGACACATATATTTGGCTAGAGAGGATGAGATGGAGGAGAggattttgtttgaaattttgataaaattgatgAGTTGTAGGGGTTTAATTGAACTAATTATGAATTATAACTAAATTAGGTTGAAATCTAatgaatgtgtgtgtgtgtgagagagagagagagagagagtcccTTTCTTGGACACATATATTTAGCTAGAGAGGATGAGAAGGAGGAGAGGatcttgtttgaaattttgataaaattgatgAGTTGTAGGGGTTTAATTGAACTAATTATGAATTATGATTGAATTAGGTTGAAAtctaatgtgtgtgtgtgtgtgtgtgtgtgtgtgtgtgtgtgtgtgtgtgtgtgtgtgtgtgagagagagagagagagagagagagagagagagagagagagagagagagagagagaagaagaagaagaagaagaagtggaaaatttgtaatgaactctattaaaaaattattttgtagcaTTATAGGTGATAATTGTTGAGAAAAGAATGATcaaatttataataagaaatgcgtgtaaaaatgaaattgtccattgaaaattattgagtatttatgagataaaaaagGAGGGGCTAAACAAGGTCTCCAATTGTAAATGTTGATAATATTGGTTATGGTATAATAAGGGGGCATCATTGCAAGAAAGCCACAAACAGGAGGCGTAGGACCTTCGCGTGTAAAAAGTAAGTAAAACGGTGcctaaaatcaataatttcgcGGTGcgttttatcttttgattatttattgccttatttttaaattaatgtcaagggattatattataataatttagtaaaaaaaaaattgtagaagAAGGACATTGGATTAGTCATCCAGGGAACTTGAAGACTAATGATAGTAGAGAAATTAATATCGGTCATAACGGATTCAtcatgataaaagaaaatgatttatataaaggaaaaggaagaataaattggtcatttaaagtaaaaatgacAAATGATAGTAGTATTATGATAATTGGAATAAATCGATTAGTCACTTGAAAAAGAAAGTGACTAATGATAACGATGAATGTCGTTGTCGGCATGCATTAATTACCAAGTAAGggtaattaatgatatcaaatGTATTGATATTGACATAAATTGATAAGTCACTTGAAAAAGAAAGTGACTAATGATGACGATGAATATTGTTGTTGGCATGGATAATTAACAATATCAAAGGTATAGATATCGGCATAAATTGATTAATCacttgagaaagaaaataactaataataatgatgaatatCTTTATCGACATGGATTAATTACCAAGTgggataattaattatatcaaaggTATTGATATTGGCTTAATTTGAGTAGTCATCGAAGGGATGGAGAAGTTGATAATGATAAATATACATGTTGGTATAGGTAAATCACCA is a window encoding:
- the LOC18095340 gene encoding WAT1-related protein At3g28050 — translated: MAEMYCYREALPFAAMVTMECVNVGLNTLFKAATSAGMSYHVFVPYAYAVAALVLLPAPFVSHRSRVLPPLSFSILSKIALLGLIGSSSQIMGFTGIKYSSPALASAISNLTPAFTFIFAIIFRMERVALRRTSSQAKLLGTILSIAGAFVVTLYKGPPIIISPNSSIPLSQHLHSTNSNWIVGGILLTAEYVLVPLWYILQTQIMKEYPAELTVVFFYNLTVSIIAAIVALITEGTSSAWLVRPNIALASILCSGLLGSCLNNTVHTWALHLKGPVFVAMFKPLSIAIAVAMGVMFLGDILYLGSVIGATIISIGFYTVMWGKATEELGDDCNAAKPESSCAQKVPLLQGYNATKLQDEQV